GGACGGTCCGGTCCCCTCCGCCGAACTCGACGAGATCTGGGCGGTGGTGGCCACCGTCCGTCCCGAGGACATCCTCGGCGAGTGGAAGGGCGGCGAGTTCCGTACCGGCCATCCTCTCGAAGGCATGCTGGCGAAGGCCGGCTGGTACGGCAAGTCGTTCGTCACCGTGCACGACGCCAAGCCGCTGATCTGCCGGAACGCGGAGGGCGAGCTGTACTCCAACCTCGAACTCGGCCAGGGTGAGGCAAGCCTGTGGACCGTCGAGTTCCGTGGCGAGCCGACGGCCACCATGGTCTACGACGGCCGGCCGGTCCTGGACCACTTCAAGCAGGTGGACGACACCACGCTGATGGGGATCATGAACACCAAGGGGGTCCCTGCCGAGGGCCCCTTCTACTACTTCTTCCTGGAGCGCGTTCCCGGGCCGGCGCACGAGGGCCCGCGTGCCGGAGAGGGCGCGTGAGACGCGTCCGCGCGGCGGTCACCGAGGCTCCGGGCGCGCCGTTCACCGTACGGGACGCGGATCTCGGCGCCCCGCGGCCGCGCGAGGTGCTGGTGAGGATGACGGCGGCCGGCGTCTGCCACACCGATCTGGGGATGCGGGACACCTGGCCCCGCCGACTCACCCCGATGGTCTTCGGCCACGAGGGCGCCGGGCGGGTGGAGGCGGTCGGCGCGGAGGTGACCGGTGTCGCTCCGGGCGACCAGGTCTGTCTCACCTTCGCCAGCTGCGGTGTCTGCGAGCAGTGCGCGGCGGACCATCCGGCCTACTGCCACGCCGCGCAGGCTCTGAACTTCTCCGGGGGGCGCGGCGACGGCACCACTCCGCTCTCTCTCGGCGGCGCTCCGCTCCACGCCGGGTTCTTCGGCCAGTCCAGCTTCGCCACGTACGCCGTCGTCCACGAACGCGGTGTGGTGAAGGTGCCCGGTGACCTGCCGGCCCAGGTCGTCGCGCCGCTGGGGTGCGGCGGCCAGACGGGCGCGGGAACCGTGCTCAACCGGCTGCGCCCCAGGCCGGGTTCCTCCCTGGTCGTCCTCGGCGCGGGCGGGGTCGGGCTGAGCGCGCTGATGGCCGCGGTGGCCGTGGGCTGCGACCCGGTGGTGGCCGTCGACCCGGTCGCCTCCCGCCGCGCCCTGGCCGTCGGACTCGGTGCCGGGGCGGCCCTGCCTCC
This DNA window, taken from Streptomyces nitrosporeus, encodes the following:
- a CDS encoding DUF4334 domain-containing protein, with the protein product MDVTEARARFHELRKEDGPVPSAELDEIWAVVATVRPEDILGEWKGGEFRTGHPLEGMLAKAGWYGKSFVTVHDAKPLICRNAEGELYSNLELGQGEASLWTVEFRGEPTATMVYDGRPVLDHFKQVDDTTLMGIMNTKGVPAEGPFYYFFLERVPGPAHEGPRAGEGA
- a CDS encoding NAD(P)-dependent alcohol dehydrogenase, producing the protein MRRVRAAVTEAPGAPFTVRDADLGAPRPREVLVRMTAAGVCHTDLGMRDTWPRRLTPMVFGHEGAGRVEAVGAEVTGVAPGDQVCLTFASCGVCEQCAADHPAYCHAAQALNFSGGRGDGTTPLSLGGAPLHAGFFGQSSFATYAVVHERGVVKVPGDLPAQVVAPLGCGGQTGAGTVLNRLRPRPGSSLVVLGAGGVGLSALMAAVAVGCDPVVAVDPVASRRALAVGLGAGAALPPGEGLVAAVRDLTGGGAHHVIDTTGRAEMIRRAVGALRPRGELALLGLGGEVTFDVMGLLAKGVRVHGVIEGDSDPGRFVPELIGLYRRGLFPVDRLVTTFPFEEIGAAVAAMRDGSVVKPVLTFA